One segment of Cryptococcus neoformans var. grubii H99 chromosome 2, complete sequence DNA contains the following:
- a CDS encoding U4/U6 small nuclear ribonucleoprotein PRP31: MSLADALLADLDGLSDDEARSPSPGPEASSSMPPPGLPNQGKRPASAMEVDDGEGGGNEDERDDMKLEDGTNAVGFVPEGGVRPADELDKEEVEKTDMKGVEDVKKVAKLAGSQKLQDVLADITKYTESPTDMSSSAGPLEENPEYHLVVTANNMSVEVDNEILIVHKFIRDHYAPRFPELEQLIAEPWTYIAAVNAIGQSEDLTKVTFPNTLPAATVLSITLTATTSRGRPLTPAEWETVQRAIAVAQNLRSAREQIFSYVESRMAAVAPNLSAIVGTGIAAKLLGLAGGLHAFSRQPSCNVMLFGAMKKTLATSHLSAASQQRHTGFIFQSPIVQSAQPEDRRRAQRAVSAKCALAARIDAGKGSRDGSYGRKCLADLQKRIEKMAEPPPNKMIKALPIPQETNRKKRGGKRARKAKEAYAQTELRKLQNRMEFGKAEEEIGVDDETVGLGMIGSAGRVRGEMADARSKAKLSRANKLRTQLLGRSVTSNDAASGMATSLSFTPVQGLEIVTPSLSAAQRVQAANDRWFAGGTFTHVKKGGSSIPGHGQK; this comes from the exons ATGTCGTTAGCGGATGCCCTTCTGGCGGACCTTGATGGTCTCTCGGATGACGAAGCTCGatccccttctcctggtCCCGAGGCCTCCTCGTCAATGCCGCCTCCTGGTTTGCCTAACCAAGGAAAACGTCCAGCCAGCGCCATGGAAGTCGATGATGGCGAAGGAGGtgggaatgaagatgagagagatgatATGAAGCTGGAAGATGGGACGAATGCTGTGGGATTCGTACCTGAAGGAGGTGTAAGACCTGCAGATGAGCTagacaaggaggaagtggaAAAAACGGATATGAAGGGTGTCGAGGATGTGAAGAAAGTAGCCAAGTTGGCAGGAAGTCAGAAGCTTCAAGATGTTTTGGCG GATATCACAAAATACACCGAGTCTCCCACCGACATGTCTTCGTCTGCCGGTCCCCTCGAGGAGAACCCAGAGTATCATCTTGTAGTCACTGCGAACAACATGTCCGTCGAGGTCGACAACGAGATTCTTATCGTGCACAAATTCATTCGTGACCACTATGCTCCTCGATTTCCGGAACTCGAACAGCTCATTGCCGAACCTTGGACATACATTGCGGCCGTCAATGCCATCGGTCAATCTGAAGACCTTACAAAGGTCACATTCCCCAACACGCTACCTGCGGCTACTGTGCTCTCTATCACTCTTACTGCTACGACTTCCCGTGGTCGGCCGCTCACGCCTGCCGAGTGGGAAACAGTTCAGCGCGCCATCGCTGTCGCCCAAAATCTCCGTTCGGCGCGAGAACAAATCTTTTCCTACGTCGAGTCCCGTATGGCTGCCGTAGCGCCTAATTTGTCTGCTATTGTGGGCACCGGTATCGCTGCCAAACTTCTTGGTTTAGCAGGTGGTCTCCATGCGTTTAGTCGACAGCCCAGTTGTAATGTGATGCTTTTTGGCgcaatgaagaagactttGGCCACCTCTCATCTTTCTGCTGCCTCACAACAACGACATACCGGATTTATCTTCCAAAGCCCTATAGTACAGAGTGCCCAGCCTGAAGATCGAAGAAGGGCTCAGCGAGCGGTGTCGGCCAAATGTGCTCTTGCGGCAAGGATCGATGCAGGAAAGGGGTCTAGGGACGGATCTTATGGAAGAAAGTGTTTGGCGGATTtgcagaagaggattgAAAAGATGGCGGAACCTCCTCCCAACAAGATGATAAAGGCATTGCCTATCCCTCAGGAGACTAACAGGAAGAAGCGTGGTGGTAAGAG AGCTCGAAAAGCCAAGGAAGCGTACGCCCAGACCGAGTTGAGAAAGTTACAGAACCGAATGGAATTTGGcaaagcggaagaagagattggGGTGGACGACGAGACTGTTGGTTTGGGTATGATCGGTTCTGCCGGAAGGGTCCGAGGCGAGATGGCAGATGCGAGGAGTAAAG CTAAACTTTCTCGAGCCAACAAACTCCGAACTCAACTTCTTGGCCGCTCAGTCACATCCAACGACGCTGCCAGCGGTATGGCCACCTCCTTATCATTCACGCCTGTCCAAGGTCTTGAAATAGTTACACCCTCCCTCTCCGCGGCCCAGAGAGTACAGGCTGCGAACGACAGATGGTTCGCCGGGGGAACGTTTACGCATGTAAAAAAGGGGGGAAGCAGTATTCCGGGACACGGACAGAAATAG
- a CDS encoding exonuclease — protein MRRSISLPLRYPNRILPLFRFRNHRISRSIHSDSSSALLSTPSSAPRSTASFYISNVFPIQLGRWDFRPSIASLIREEALLDHLHVIANDVKVHGFQVENWEVSRKDGGVFLHFSYTTPTEEQPSKEEEKVDEEKAARIGVESTPSSYTQNQPGRLFISPLEESAQKHGGWPSWLGNWWAQKKWHDDRKVPGHTLYSSRAEDGEDAAVDGDEGGLVKGSAGAVKGLQGAAGGGRVWVVKGKQWTEDMNRFPSNRLRVEFDGPDVSQEMLYTLFRPYGRLADIQPPTPVPAGSLRFASVSFSRLSPAAIAINALHGYSTPTNTADFTIRVLSSATDKPIPLSRLRLFYERPLKAHALRDWISSHPRLVLPVVAFLIGTLSYTFFDPIRAFFVRSKLEGVWDINEYSLIKTLRQKFVLPTSFGFLNSSAIETEDSEEAIGKNAWADRIEAEKGVEQWLAEYPSTFITITGPPGSGKSSLVTRVLKQQDKPAMVIDCEEIAKAKNDAGLVSALADQTGYYPVFSFMSSLSGLIDLAAVGLIGQKAGFSTPVDQQLRQMLEIVGGALKDVSTHAQKSHQEALQAQKDQVETDKIRQRKRQMIARGWHDGRLDCVAGNGLSELGVGDEPFEEQDWDCVPLGVPMGGNVAPIQGDTVLTSLTASTDKVESEKLELQTMASTELDVESETIKSLPIVVLKNFAQKTAKGDLWNVLAEWGASLVENKVAHVIVVTEGPTATKALTRALPAKPLNTVGLADADEVNALAYVRDKLRPHTAATTTTTTSNSTSTADDGIASQKPGSDPKAYTLSPEDSAQIAKLGGRMVDLENLVYKVRTGSKIKDAVDDIILRNVVELRKAAFGDDSEDAKALQWTRAQAWKVVSDLANKGEIPYNKMLQEFPFKGAEQSLKALEEHELVSVSYIDGRASMVKPGKPVFRYVFQALVNDPVFKSSCQIEYNNAIIAKSESDIKAYEQELMNLKNITTEGGSDALGVSGGWLGLGGNSAIRDRGKWLLDKMGGLVDKVGKLEKENAEMVKVLSSGR, from the exons CTACTCCGTCATCAGCTCCTCGAAGCACGGCATCATTCTACATTTCCAACGTCTTCCCTATCCAGCTGGGAAGATGGGATTTCAGACCCAGTATTGCTTCTCTTATTAGAGAAGAAGCGCTTCTCGACCACCTTCATGTCATTGCAAACGACGTTAAAGTCCATGGGTTCCAAGTAGAGAACTGGGAAGTCAGCAGGAAAGATGGAGGTGTATTCTTACACTTTTCATATACCACTCCAACAGAAGAGCAGCCTtcgaaggaagaagagaaggtaGACGAGGAAAAAGCTGCCAGGATCGGTGTGGAGTCGACGCCTTCGTCCTACACACAAAACCAGCCTGGTCGGCTATTCATATCTCCTCTAGAAGAATCTGCCCAGAAACATGGAGGATGGCCTAGTTGGCTAGGCAATTGGTGGGCACAAAAGAAATGGCATGACGACAGGAAAGTACCTGGTCATACACTATACTCATCAAGAgcggaggatggtgaagatgcAGCGgtggatggagatgaagggggTTTAGTGAAGGGAAGCGCAGGGGCGGTGAAGGGACTGCAAGGTGCTGCTGGGGGCGGAAGGGTGTGGGTTGTAAAAGGTAAGCAGTGGACAGAG GATATGAATCGTTTCCCATCAAACAGATTGAGAGTCGAGTTCGACGGGCCCGACGTCTCGCAGGAAATGCTCTATACCCTCTTCAGA CCATACGGTCGTCTGGCAGATATCCAGCCCCCTACTCCTGTACCAGCGGGCTCGCTGCGTTTCGCATCCGTATCATTCTCGCGCCTCTCTCCTGCAGCTATAGCAATCAATGCC CTTCATGGATATTCAACGCCAACAAATACAGCAGATTTCACCATCCGCGTTCTTTCCTCGGCCACTGATAAACCTATCCCATTGAGCAGACTTAGGTTATTCTACGAAAGGCCTTTGAAGGCTCACGCCCTGAGAGACTGGATAAGCTCTCATCCCAGACTTGTTCTTCCAGTGGTTGCGTTCTTGATTGGTACCTTGAGTTACACT TTCTTTGACCCTATCCGAGCATTCTTTGTGCGATCCAAGCTTGAGGGTGTATGGGACATCAATGAATATTCTCTTATCAAAA CGCTTCGCCAGAAGTTTGTACTCCCAACTTCATTCGgcttcctcaactcttcagCTATAGAGACAGAGGATTCAGAGGAAGCTATCGGCAAGAATGCATGGGCGGACAGGATTGAAGCGGAGAAGGGTGTGGAACAGTGGTTGGCAGAGTATCCCTCAACGTTCATAACCATAACCGGTCCACCTGGTAGCGGAAAGTCAAGCCTTGTGACAAGAGTTTTGAAGCAGCAAGATAA GCCGGCGATGGTCATTGATTGTGAAGAGATTGCGAAAGCAAAGAACGATGCTGGTTTGGTCAGTGCCTTAGCAGACCAGACAG GCTACTACCCGGTCTTCTCATTCATGTCATCCCTCTCCGGACTCATCGACCTCGCCGCTGTAGGCCTTATTGGCCAAAAAGCAGGGTTCTCCACGCCTGTCGACCAACAACTCCGTCAAATGCTCGAAATCGTCGGTGGCGCCCTCAAAGACGTCTCCACCCATGCCCAAAAGTCCCATCAGGAAGCACTGCAGGCTCAAAAAGACCAAGTTGAGACTGATAAGATCaggcaaagaaagagacAGATGATCGCAAGAGGTTGGCACGATGGAAGACTGGATTGTGTAGCCGGTAATGGCTTGAGTGAATTGGGGGTCGGAGACGAGCCGTTTGAGGAACAAGATTGGGATTGCGTCCCATTGGGCGTCCCTATGGGCGGGAATGTAGCTCCAATCCAGGGCGATACCGTCCTTACTTCCCTGACTGCGTCAACAGACAAGGTCGAATCTGAAAAACTCGAGTTACAAACGATGGCATCCACAGAACTTGATGTCGAAAGCGAAACAATCAAGTCGCTCCCCATCGTTGTCCTCAAAAACTTTGCACAAAAGACTGCAAAAGGTGATCTATGGAATGTCCTTGCGGAATGGGGCGCGAGTCTGGTGGAGAACAAAGTAGCACATGTGATAGTTGTCACCGAGGGTCCAACGGCGACCAAGGCGCTGACAAGGGCATTACCGGCCAAGCCGCTTAATACAGTAGGATTGGCGGATGCGGATGAAGTGAATGCTTTGGCATATGTAAGGGACAAACTTCGACCGCACACAGCTGCAACCAcgaccaccaccacctctaACTCCACTAGCACTGCGGATGACGGCATTGCGTCTCAAAAACCGGGCTCGGATCCGAAGGCTTATACTCTTTCTCCAGAAGATAGCGCACAGATAGCCAAGTTAGGAGGTCGTATGGTCGACCTCGAAAATTTGGTGTACAAGGTTCGAACTGGAtcgaagatcaaggatGCGGTAGATGACATCATTCTGAGGAACGTGGTAGAGCTCAGAAAAGCGGCGTTTGGAGATGATAGTGAGGATGCAAAGGCGTTGCAGTGGACCAGAGCGCAGGCTTGGAAAGTTGTCTCTGATCTCGCTAACAAAGGAGAG ATACCGTATAACAAGATGCTTCAAGAATTCCCATTCAAGGGCGCTGAACAGAGTTTGAAGGCGCTTGAGGAGCATGAGCTGGTGTCTGTGTCGTATATCGATGGACGTGCATCAATGGTCAAGCCTGGCAAACCAGTGTTTAGATACGTCTTCCAAGCACTCGTCAATG ATCCCGTTTTCAAATCATCATGTCAAATCGAGTACAACAACGCCATCATCGCCAAATCCGAGTCCGATATCAAAGCATACGAACAAGAACTGATGAATCTCAAAAACATCACAACGGAGGGTGGGTCCGACGCTCTTGGAGTTTCGGGCGGATGGCTGGGTTTGGGTGGGAACAGTGCGATTAGAGATAGAGGGAAATGGTTATTGGATAAGATGGGAGGATTGGTTGACAAGGTTGGTaagctggagaaggagaatgcGGAGATGGTAAAGGTGCTGTCCAGTGGGCGATAA
- a CDS encoding haloacid dehalogenase, type II: MTSLETCKALIFDCYGTLIDWEVGMYQNLDALWSQKTCPEPDRLFKVLGELETRIQGKDEEMIYPEVLELVYKELTGHFRLWHDPEAGKEFGDSVGSWPAFPDSAAALGKLRELGLKLFVLSNVDNESFAMTRKKLETETKFDGVYTAEDIGSYKPDLRNFRYALDRLDEDFNISPEQVIVVANSKFHDISPAHRMGLKAAWINRPEAIMGVQGFEDIKPDWTFGSMEEFVDGLKSAKEEF; encoded by the exons ATGACTTCGCTCGAGACTTGCAA AGCTCTGATCTTCGATTGCTATGGC ACCCTTATC GATTGGGAAGTAGGCATGTACCAAAACCTCGACGCTCTCTGGTCCCAGAAGACATGTCCCGAACCTGATAGGTTATTCAAAGTCCTAGGAGAGTTGGAAACGAGGATACAAGGAAAGGACGAGGAGATGATTTATCCTGAAGT GCTGGAGCTTGTATATAAAGAACTTACTGGACATTTTCGTCTATGGCATGATCCAG AAGCTGGCAAAGAATTCGGTGACTCTGTAGGCTCATGGCCCGCATTTCCCGACTCTGCAGCTGCTCTCGGTAAACTCAGGGAACTGGGATTAAAGTTGTTTGTCCTGAGTAATGTGGATAACGAGAGTTTTGCAAT gacgagaaagaagcTCGAGACGGAAACGAAGTTCGATGGAGTCTACACTGCTGAAGATA TCGGTTCGTACAAACCTGATCTTCGAAATTTCCGCTACGCCCTCGACCGTCTTGACGAAGACTTTAATATCTCCCCGGAACAAGTGATTGTGGTGGCAAATTCGAAGTTTCATGATATCAGTCC TGCACACAGAATGGGTCTCAAAGCAGCATGGATCAACCGCCCAGAAGCGATCATGGGTGTTCAAGGGTTTGAGGATATCAAGCCCGATTGGACATTTGGGAGTATGGAAGAGTTTGTCGATGGGCTTAAAAGTGCGAAAGAGGAATTTTAA
- a CDS encoding large subunit ribosomal protein L28e has product MSSDLTWLLVRNWNSFQVKGGHGPVFSREKGNLLNKSAHKYSGLANSKVVSIHPSAAGGITITKIKADAKPNQVVSARSHVTLKRSTGPRRANKIAAAETAGKDYRADLRAVAVARTSALLRAERRTANPPKSLPARAPRGKKAAAASAEVKEESE; this is encoded by the exons ATGTCTTCCGACCTTACTTGGCTCCTCGTCCGAAACTGGAACTCTTTCCAGGTTAAGGGTGGACACGGTCCTGTCTTCTCCagggagaag GGAaacctcctcaacaagTCTGCCCACAAGTATTCTGGCCTCGCCAACTCCAAGGTCGTCAGCATCCACccttctgctgctggtggtatcaccatcaccaagATCAAGGCCGACGCCAAGCCCAACCAG GTTGTCTCCGCCCGATCTCACGTCACCCTCAAGCGATCTACCGGCCCTCGACGAGCCAACAAGATTGCCGCTGCCGAGACTGCTGGTAAGGATTACCGAGCCGACCTCCGAGCT GTTGCCGTTGCCCGTACCTCCGCCCTCCTCCGTGCCGAGCGACGAACCGCCAACCCCCCCAAGTCTCTCCCCGCCAGGGCCCCCCGAGGCAAGAAGGCCGCCGCCGCTTCTGCCGAGGTTAAGGAGGAGTCTGAGTAA